The Triticum aestivum cultivar Chinese Spring chromosome 4B, IWGSC CS RefSeq v2.1, whole genome shotgun sequence sequence ACACTAGTAGCGGGTATAGTCAAGAATCTACGTGCCATCTTGGATATAACGGGGAACCTATGAGCATTCACCTTCCACCAATCAAGTAACACAAATGTTGTGTCTTCGGGATCTACATTTGCTTTATCCAAATAGAGGAGCAATTCTGATTTAGATGCTTCTGTAGCTGTTGCTTGTAGATAGTTCCGAAAACCACTTGGTCGTACTGTGCTTGTTGATGCCCTTGATTGCATACTCAAAGACGTACCTCCAGTATTTTGAGTAGCAGAATTCTTTTGGCGATACTCAGCCTCATAAGTGTCATATAGGTCGTACAACTCCTTTCTAACCTCAGCTTCCTCCTCACAGCCCTTGGTTTCACCATAAATCTTTCTAAAACAGTAACCAACAAATCTCATCTTCCACCTAGGATCTAAAACAGTAGCAAGAACCATAACATTGTTTTTCTCCGCCCAATACTTATCAAATTTATCTATCATTGCGTACGCCATAGCTGATAGATGCTTATCTTTAGAATGACATGCAACCACTATCTCCATTTTGACAGTCACTATATAAGGGTAAAAGATACTTGCAGTAGGGTATACAGATCCTGATAACACCTTAGTTATCTCAGCAAATTGCGTCAAGATTGGTTGCACCTTGGAATACATATTCCAATCTGCATGAGAAGGCTCCCACGTGTAATTCATATCAGAGTCTGCATATTCATGAAAAACAGGCCTATAGGGAGTACAAGAATCAAACATCTTGTATGTTGAATTCCACCTTGTTGACACATCTAGACATAATCCAGCCCCAGGTTCTATATTCAGTGTTTTACAAACTTCAAGGAATTTATACATGCGACTAGGAGACTTCTTCAAATACTTCACAGTTTCCCTTAGCGAGCTAATAAAAGCTTGCAATGGTTCCAAACCATCATTCACTACCAAGTTGACTATGTGAGCACAACAACGAACATGAAAATGTGTGGAAATGAAGCCAGGTACTTTCCTTGCAACAAACTTGTTAATCAAATTCCTCACAGCCCCATCATTATTTCTAGCATTGTCAACTGTGATTGAGATGACCTTGTCCTCTATTTTCCATTCACATAAACATTCAAATATTGCTTGAGCTATGATGCTTCCTGAATGTGGTGGATCTAACTCAATAAAGTTCAGGACATGACATTGCATAACCCAATCGACATCTATGTAGTGAGCGACCAAAGCCATGTAGGAGAGATTTTGATTTGATGTCCACAAGTCACTTGTTAAACAAATATGTTCGACATCCCTGAAACTCTTCTTAAGAAGTTCCTTCTCAGATTCATAAACCTTGATACACTCTTTTCTTATGGTCTTTCTACCAATGAACTTATATGCTGGATTCATATGTCTCATCAAGATATTAAACCATTTGTGTTCTACCATTCTAAAAGGATAATCATGTGCAATTACCATCTTAGCAATGATCTTACGAGTTTCTTCAGGATTATATTCAGTGCAAACAGATGTAAGTGATGAACCCGGCTCGAAGTTGAGTGTACCCTGACCTTGTGATTTTCCCCTCATGAATGCTCGATATGCTGGACATAAGTCATTGTGCCTATTAAGACTAGTAGTCTGCCCCCCTTGTTTGTAAATAAATAAATCTCCACAATAGTTgcacttggccttttctttctcttcCCCTTCAACTGGAACCATGGTAAAATGCTGCCAACATTTTGAACGCTTTCCTCTCACCCTCTTTTTTTTCACCTTGGGGGACACTGCAATACCCTTTTTCCTTCTACGGCTCTTCTTCGGCTCGGAGGATAcaccatcaactggcccatgttcTTGCTGGCCCTCACTTCCATAATCAATCATCACATGTGGAGGTAAGCTTTCCTCAGACATTTCATCATCCATATCAGACTCATCCTCTTCATACTCATAATCACGATTATCCTACACATAAAGAAGGAAATAGAAATCAAAACAAAACATATAAGAAACATAGCAGCAATCCTAATGGCTAATGGTTTTTCTTTGGAGATGTACTGTACGTGTGACATGTGCATCAGTACATGCCCAACTGCAGTGGGCAAACGAATCAGAAACATAGCAGCAATCAAGTACTTCAAATTCTTCAAGAGATTTTGGCCACTAATTAACAAGTATATACGAGAGCACATGTACTGTATATAGTCAAGACAAAGGAAATAATGCAGGAATTTGATTACTGCTTCTACAGGCGTTGGCACTACAGCAACTTCTCTGGAGCGTGGTGGCTCTGTGCACTTGTGTGCCCGTGTCCGGGCAGTAGCAGATGCCGGCGAAGCAATGGGACCAGATCGCCTCCTCTTTGCGGCCTTCGACTCCGAGCTTGGTGGCTTCCGCATGGTCACCGGCGGCTCGCCGCTGGGTCGGACAGAAGAATGCGAGCATATAGATCAGTAGTAGAGAAGTAACTAAAGGAAGAGAAGGATGAGATGAGCAGTGCTGGAAGGAAGGGTCCTACGCACGCACCTAAGAAGCGCAGGCCGCTCGCCGGAGAGGTGGGGTTGCAGCGTAGGCGCGGCACCGCCGCCGTCGAGATTCAgaggagaaagaaacagagaaggcAGGAGCGGAAACGACCATCTATAACATCGCCAGGGATGGAAAGAAGCGAAATCGTCGGGCGACGTATGAGTATCCTAGATTCCTCGGCGGATGGGCCTTGGGCGGCTGGGCCTTGAACGGATGGGCTGAGTGGATAACCTTTTTTTTACCAAGCTTAACGAGTTatacgagtactcgtgagattggctcgtttaactcggtctataaacgatcttaaaatGAAGCTCGGCTTGACTCGTTATTCTTCGAATTCGAGtcaattcgagccgagtcacgagctactcgtttagctcgcgagctttgagctttttttccagccctaattGGTACTACAGAGTGCACGTGTCTTATCGAGAAAGTTTTCCTGGATATGTATAGTACGTAAATAAACTAAATCACTAAAATAAATATATGAATTTTGCATGGTGTTAGAAGATTTACCTATAACTACACTAACACTATGACAACTATTAAATTTATGTTTACAGAAAATATATAGATAAGCAACATGATAaacaagatagaaaataatacaaaCATAATTTAAACATCGCGAGTGATCATAAAGAAATTAGTATGGCATGCATAATTAGGAAGTAAATGATGAAGGGGTaacatatatatttatatatcAATAAGGACCCAAACATGTCGAAGATAAAACTATGTTCGAAGTAGTTTTATATTTGAAAATGCATCACATTTGGTTTCAATTCTTTcttcaaaaaaatcaaataatatgCTTTCACCATTTAACTTTGTAAAACGCTAGTCCGCGCATcaagcgggccactttgctagttctacaaacaacggttttctatgtgaagagaaacaggcaatccaaacttcaaatgatataagtgaatcacatgaagcattctataaatccatactcaaaagataaaagtgaagtgcaatgagcattttataaatcaaacatggactatctcataccagcatggtgcataaaagaaaagtgaaaaataaacacaaaagacactccaagatttacATATATCATGAACGAAACGAGaacgaaaacataccaatacttgttgaagaaagatgggatgccttccggggcatccccaagcttagatgcttgagtctccttgaatatttacttgggatgccttgggcatccccaagcttgatgtgacacccccgattcaatcatcattaatcatgcacgcaaatgtgtacgatcaagatcagggacttacggaaagatatcacaacacaagtctaaaagtaaaataagtcatacaagcatcatattacaagccagggggcctcaagggcttgaatacaagttctcaaacataaacgagtcagcggaagcaacaatatctgagtacagacataagttaaataagttgccataagatgattagcacaaattgggatacagatcgaaagaggcgcaagcctcctgcctgagatcctcctaaactactcctggtcgtcgtcagcagcctgcacgtagtagtatgcacctccagtgtagtaggagtcgtcatcgacggtggcgtctggctcctggactccaacgtctggttgcggcatcctaAAAGAAGAGGAAAACTGGGGGAAAgatggagcaaagcaaccgtgagtacacatctaaagtactcgcaagcaaggatctacattacatatgcatgggtatatgtgtaaagaggcaatatcactggactgaactgcagaatgccagaataagagggggatagctagtcctatcaaagactacgcttctggcagcctccgtcttgcagcatgtagaagagactagattgaagttctccaagtagcaacgcatagcataatcctacccggcgatcctcccctcgtcgccctacgGAAAAGTG is a genomic window containing:
- the LOC123091947 gene encoding zinc finger BED domain-containing protein RICESLEEPER 2 is translated as MRKPPSSESKAAKRRRSGPIASPASATARTRAHKCTEPPRSREVAVVPTPVEADNRDYEYEEDESDMDDEMSEESLPPHVMIDYGSEGQQEHGPVDGVSSEPKKSRRRKKGIAVSPKVKKKRVRGKRSKCWQHFTMVPVEGEEKEKAKCNYCGDLFIYKQGGQTTSLNRHNDLCPAYRAFMRGKSQGQGTLNFEPGSSLTSVCTEYNPEETRKIIAKMVIAHDYPFRMVEHKWFNILMRHMNPAYKFIGRKTIRKECIKVYESEKELLKKSFRDVEHICLTSDLWTSNQNLSYMALVAHYIDVDWVMQCHVLNFIELDPPHSGSIIAQAIFECLCEWKIEDKVISITVDNARNNDGAVRNLINKFVARKVPGFISTHFHVRCCAHIVNLVVNDGLEPLQAFISSLRETVKYLKKSPSRMYKFLEVCKTLNIEPGAGLCLDVSTRWNSTYKMFDSCTPYRPVFHEYADSDMNYTWEPSHADWNMYSKVQPILTQFAEITKVLSGSVYPTASIFYPYIVTVKMEIVVACHSKDKHLSAMAYAMIDKFDKYWAEKNNVMVLATVLDPRWKMRFVGYCFRKIYGETKGCEEEAEVRKELYDLYDTYEAEYRQKNSATQNTGGTSLSMQSRASTSTVRPSGFRNYLQATATEASKSELLLYLDKANVDPEDTTFVLLDWWKVNAHRFPVISKMARRFLTIPATSVSSESTFSTGGRILDDYRSSLRPAMVEALVCASSFIRGSHQDNQPPIIVDEKEDVEFIPFPKSEVASS